One segment of Paenibacillus rhizovicinus DNA contains the following:
- the ligA gene encoding NAD-dependent DNA ligase LigA, whose product MTTAMEPGSNADSTKQLRMRELIDLLAVHNHNYYTLDQPTISDVQYDELYDELVGLEQQSGLTLPDSPTQRVGGEILKGFEPHRHRARLWSLDKAQDAEDLLAWNTRVRKAIADYNTKNPDAAPLPDPSYAIELKFDGLTLNLTYDGGNLVQASTRGNGTVGEGILAQVKTIRSIPLSIPFTDGLIEVQGEGIMNLSVLAAYNTTAVEPLKNARNAAAGALRNQNPRITAERKLNAYFYNVGFAEGVSFDTHQEMIQFLRDNRFKVNDYTSYCATIEEVQAELERVAAGRHEHDFLIDGAVVKLTDMRTRETLGYTDKFPRWAVAFKFEAEETTTILESVSWEVGRTGKITPVARVEAVDLAGVTVQNCTLNNIGDIERKNLKFALGTHVFIRRSNDVIPEILGKADEEPGLEIVAPTECPSCGTTLELRGAHLFCNNKLGCRPQTIGRITHFSSRDAMDIESFSIMTAEQLFDDCGVRDPADLYALTYDNLIGLERFGDRKARKLLEALEKSKDRDLAAFLFALGIPNTGKATTKMLAEHFGNLAAIRVAEVEELVGLPDVGGIVAESIYSYFRDPVSASSIDRMLMLGVKAETEQSAPARTDSVFSGKTVVLTGTLSQMTRDEAAKKLEALGAKISGSVSKKTDFVIAGESAGSKLTKAQELGVTVIEDEQELLRLLGE is encoded by the coding sequence ATGACGACTGCGATGGAACCGGGATCGAATGCCGATTCGACGAAACAACTCCGTATGCGTGAGCTGATCGACCTGCTAGCGGTCCATAATCATAACTATTACACGCTGGATCAACCGACGATCAGCGACGTGCAGTATGACGAGCTCTACGATGAGCTCGTTGGACTGGAACAGCAAAGCGGGCTTACGCTCCCTGACTCGCCTACGCAGCGGGTAGGCGGCGAGATTTTGAAAGGCTTTGAGCCGCATCGCCATCGTGCCCGTTTATGGAGTCTCGACAAAGCGCAGGATGCGGAGGATTTATTGGCATGGAATACGCGTGTTCGGAAAGCAATCGCCGACTACAACACCAAGAACCCGGATGCGGCTCCGCTTCCCGATCCGTCTTATGCCATCGAATTGAAGTTTGACGGGCTTACCTTGAATTTGACGTATGACGGGGGCAATCTCGTGCAGGCGTCCACGCGTGGCAACGGCACGGTTGGAGAAGGAATATTGGCGCAGGTCAAGACGATTCGTTCCATCCCGCTCAGCATTCCGTTTACGGACGGTCTAATTGAAGTGCAAGGCGAAGGTATCATGAACCTGTCGGTACTGGCAGCTTACAATACAACGGCGGTTGAACCGCTTAAGAATGCCCGCAATGCGGCGGCCGGGGCGCTTCGCAACCAGAATCCAAGGATTACGGCGGAGCGCAAACTGAATGCTTACTTCTATAATGTCGGCTTTGCGGAAGGCGTTTCGTTCGACACCCATCAAGAGATGATTCAGTTTCTGAGAGACAATCGTTTCAAGGTGAATGACTATACGAGCTATTGCGCCACGATAGAAGAGGTGCAGGCCGAACTGGAACGCGTTGCCGCCGGCCGCCACGAGCATGATTTCCTCATCGACGGAGCCGTGGTCAAGTTAACTGACATGCGCACTCGGGAGACGCTTGGGTATACGGACAAATTTCCGCGTTGGGCAGTAGCCTTCAAGTTTGAAGCGGAAGAAACGACGACGATCTTGGAGTCGGTCTCTTGGGAAGTTGGCCGTACCGGCAAAATCACTCCGGTTGCACGCGTCGAAGCCGTCGATCTCGCAGGCGTCACCGTTCAGAACTGCACGCTCAACAATATCGGCGATATCGAACGCAAGAACCTAAAGTTCGCGCTAGGCACCCATGTGTTTATCCGGCGCTCCAACGATGTTATTCCGGAGATTCTGGGAAAGGCGGACGAGGAGCCCGGTCTTGAGATTGTCGCCCCGACGGAATGTCCGTCCTGCGGCACGACGCTCGAGCTTCGCGGCGCGCATTTGTTCTGCAACAACAAACTTGGCTGCAGACCGCAAACGATTGGGCGCATTACGCACTTCTCCTCCCGCGATGCGATGGACATCGAGTCGTTCAGCATCATGACGGCAGAACAGCTTTTCGATGATTGCGGCGTTCGGGACCCGGCTGACCTCTATGCGTTGACCTACGACAATCTCATAGGCTTGGAGCGCTTCGGCGACCGCAAAGCGCGTAAATTGCTGGAGGCGCTGGAGAAGTCCAAGGATCGCGATCTCGCGGCATTCCTGTTTGCCCTTGGTATTCCCAACACGGGAAAAGCAACGACCAAGATGCTGGCTGAGCATTTCGGCAATCTCGCGGCAATTAGGGTGGCCGAGGTCGAAGAGCTCGTGGGCTTGCCGGATGTCGGGGGCATTGTGGCCGAGAGCATCTATAGTTATTTCCGCGATCCCGTCTCGGCGAGCAGTATCGACCGCATGCTCATGCTGGGGGTCAAGGCAGAGACCGAGCAGAGTGCACCGGCAAGGACCGACAGTGTATTCAGCGGCAAAACCGTCGTGCTGACAGGCACGTTATCGCAAATGACAAGGGACGAGGCAGCGAAGAAGCTGGAAGCGCTCGGCGCCAAAATCAGCGGCAGCGTCTCGAAGAAGACCGACTTTGTCATAGCGGGGGAGAGCGCCGGCAGCAAGCTGACCAAGGCGCAAGAGCTTGGCGTTACCGTCATTGAGGATGAGCAGGAATTGCTGAGACTACTAGGTGAATAA
- a CDS encoding heptaprenylglyceryl phosphate synthase: MELQAIYGNWRHVFKLDPDREISDEQLDAICMSGTDAVIVGGSTGVTFDNTVDLMSRIRRYEVPCALEVSSEEAAVPGFDHYFVPLVLNTDRTEWMTGRQIDGLRKFGAFIPWEDTSAEGYLILNAEAEAAKLTGARSAMDAETLTAHVYMADRLMRLPIIYMEYSGKFGDMELVRRAARLASGARVFYGGGIDNADKARQAAEAAHTVIVGNIIYEDLEAALSTVAAVAEVAFGR; this comes from the coding sequence ATGGAGCTGCAAGCGATATACGGGAATTGGCGGCATGTCTTTAAGCTCGATCCAGACCGTGAAATCAGCGACGAACAGCTGGATGCCATATGCATGTCAGGCACGGATGCCGTGATCGTAGGCGGATCGACGGGCGTCACGTTCGACAACACGGTGGACCTCATGTCGCGCATTCGGCGGTACGAAGTGCCTTGCGCGCTGGAGGTATCGAGCGAGGAAGCAGCCGTTCCGGGCTTCGACCACTATTTCGTTCCGCTTGTGCTGAACACGGACCGGACAGAATGGATGACGGGCAGACAGATTGACGGGCTTCGCAAATTCGGCGCGTTTATTCCTTGGGAAGATACTTCGGCGGAGGGGTACTTAATTCTGAATGCGGAGGCCGAAGCCGCCAAGCTGACGGGGGCCCGGTCGGCGATGGACGCGGAGACATTGACGGCGCATGTGTATATGGCGGACAGGCTGATGCGGCTGCCGATTATTTATATGGAATACAGCGGAAAGTTCGGAGATATGGAGCTAGTGAGGCGGGCGGCAAGGCTGGCTTCCGGCGCAAGAGTGTTCTACGGCGGAGGTATCGACAACGCCGATAAAGCGCGTCAGGCGGCGGAAGCGGCGCATACCGTCATCGTCGGCAATATCATCTATGAGGATTTGGAAGCGGCTTTATCGACGGTCGCTGCGGTTGCGGAAGTTGCGTTTGGAAGATAG
- the pcrA gene encoding DNA helicase PcrA: MLNEFSIDQAVSKLNPPQRAAVQATEGPLLIMAGAGSGKTRVLTHRIAYLMEKRRVAPWSILAITFTNKAAREMQTRVGSLVGPSAQDIWVSTFHSMCVRILRRDISRIGFTNSFSILDSADQLSVIRTCMKELNIDTKKVEPKSVQAALGGAKNELITPEQFELKVGDYFDGIVAKVYTMYQKKLKSNNSLDFDDLIMKTIQLFKEEPDVLTFYQNKFRYIHVDEYQDTNRAQYMLCKMLAEKHHNICVVGDSDQSIYRWRGADITNILNFEEDYPEAKAILLEQNYRSTSNILNAANAVIKLNSSRKDKKLWTDQGEGEAIMIYQADTEHDEGFFVTGQIRQQVNKGRKFADHAILYRTNAQSRVIEETLIKSDIPYQIVGGVKFYDRKEIKDLLAYLRLISNPDDDVCFQRIVNVPKRGIGDTTVAKLLEEAGRRGVSVFNLLEQLDWLDVTGRARTALREFQEMIFNLTRMVEYLSVTELTEKVLELSGYREELHRENTLESKARLENIDEFLSVTQDFEKRNEDKSLVSFLTDLALIADIDSMDEDEPEGGVKDAVVLMTMHSAKGLEFPIVFIVGMEEGVFPHSRALNDNDELEEERRLAYVGITRAEKQLFMTCARMRTLFGRTNANMPSRFLREVPDELKTDASAVGRGRPAGGGGFSGGRTSSPSGNGFGFRGGAATPPRPGATAANGSSGVRVIDHSRPVLPGRTPDAGGAASEKFTVGDKVSHGKWGIGTVVAVRETSNGQEIQVAFNAPTGVRKLSAAHAPIQKV, from the coding sequence ATGTTGAATGAATTTAGCATCGATCAAGCTGTCAGTAAGTTGAATCCGCCGCAGCGCGCGGCCGTTCAAGCGACAGAAGGGCCGCTGCTCATAATGGCGGGAGCGGGCAGCGGTAAAACGCGCGTGTTGACGCACCGCATTGCGTATTTGATGGAGAAGAGACGCGTAGCGCCATGGAGCATCTTGGCGATTACTTTTACGAATAAAGCGGCAAGGGAAATGCAGACGCGGGTCGGCTCGCTCGTCGGCCCGTCTGCGCAAGACATCTGGGTATCCACGTTCCACTCCATGTGCGTACGGATTTTACGCCGGGACATCAGCCGGATCGGATTTACGAACAGTTTTTCCATCTTGGATTCGGCCGATCAGTTGTCGGTTATCCGCACTTGCATGAAGGAATTGAACATCGATACGAAGAAAGTCGAACCGAAGAGCGTGCAGGCGGCCTTGGGCGGCGCAAAGAACGAGCTGATCACGCCGGAGCAGTTCGAGCTGAAGGTCGGGGATTATTTCGACGGGATCGTCGCTAAAGTGTATACGATGTACCAGAAGAAGCTGAAGAGCAACAACTCGCTTGATTTCGATGATCTGATTATGAAAACGATCCAGCTGTTCAAGGAAGAGCCGGACGTACTGACATTCTACCAAAATAAATTCCGGTATATTCACGTCGACGAGTATCAAGATACCAACCGGGCGCAGTACATGCTGTGTAAAATGCTCGCCGAGAAGCATCATAACATTTGCGTCGTCGGCGATAGCGACCAGTCCATCTATCGTTGGCGGGGCGCGGATATTACGAATATTTTGAACTTCGAGGAAGACTATCCAGAGGCGAAAGCGATTTTGCTGGAACAGAACTACCGTTCGACGTCCAATATTCTGAACGCGGCGAATGCCGTCATTAAGCTGAATAGCTCCCGTAAGGATAAGAAGCTGTGGACCGATCAAGGCGAGGGCGAGGCCATCATGATCTATCAGGCCGACACGGAGCATGATGAAGGGTTTTTCGTCACCGGGCAAATTCGCCAGCAAGTGAATAAAGGCCGCAAATTTGCCGATCATGCCATATTGTACCGGACGAACGCCCAGTCGCGGGTCATCGAGGAAACGCTCATTAAATCCGACATTCCGTATCAAATCGTCGGCGGCGTCAAGTTCTATGACCGCAAAGAGATTAAGGATTTGCTCGCTTATCTGCGGCTTATCTCCAATCCCGACGACGATGTCTGCTTCCAGCGGATCGTTAACGTGCCGAAGCGGGGAATAGGCGACACGACGGTCGCGAAACTGCTCGAGGAAGCGGGGCGCCGCGGCGTTTCCGTCTTTAACTTGTTGGAACAGCTCGATTGGCTGGACGTAACGGGACGCGCCCGCACGGCGCTCCGGGAGTTCCAGGAGATGATTTTCAACCTGACGCGGATGGTGGAATACTTATCCGTCACGGAGTTGACGGAGAAAGTGCTGGAGTTAAGCGGCTACCGCGAGGAGCTGCATCGCGAGAATACGCTGGAATCGAAGGCGCGCCTCGAGAATATCGACGAGTTCCTGTCCGTTACGCAGGACTTCGAGAAGCGCAACGAAGACAAGTCGCTCGTCTCGTTCCTGACGGACCTCGCGCTGATCGCCGACATCGACTCCATGGACGAGGATGAGCCTGAAGGCGGCGTTAAGGATGCGGTCGTGTTGATGACGATGCACAGCGCCAAAGGACTCGAGTTCCCGATCGTCTTTATCGTCGGCATGGAGGAAGGCGTCTTCCCGCACAGCCGGGCGCTGAACGATAACGACGAGCTGGAGGAAGAACGCCGTTTGGCGTACGTGGGCATCACCCGTGCCGAGAAGCAGCTGTTTATGACTTGCGCGCGGATGCGGACGCTCTTCGGACGGACGAATGCCAACATGCCATCGCGCTTCTTGCGGGAAGTGCCAGACGAGCTCAAGACGGATGCATCGGCAGTTGGTCGCGGGCGTCCGGCGGGCGGGGGCGGTTTCAGCGGCGGACGTACGAGCAGCCCGTCAGGGAACGGCTTTGGTTTCCGCGGAGGGGCTGCAACGCCTCCGCGGCCGGGAGCGACGGCAGCGAATGGCAGCAGCGGTGTGCGCGTGATTGATCATTCGCGTCCTGTTCTTCCTGGAAGGACGCCGGACGCCGGCGGAGCGGCAAGCGAGAAATTCACGGTAGGCGATAAGGTTTCCCATGGCAAATGGGGCATTGGCACGGTAGTTGCCGTTCGCGAAACCTCCAATGGCCAGGAGATTCAGGTTGCGTTCAACGCACCGACGGGAGTCAGGAAGCTTTCTGCTGCCCATGCTCCGATTCAAAAAGTATAA
- a CDS encoding STAS domain-containing protein: protein MAEQPFSMHARKFPSGVVLELSGELTKSAEAKLIAGLEQETDLGLGIRFLALDLTKVEYINSGGMAVLIRLARMGSKAGVHTFSWGVTPHYEKLFRMVGLTEYMMIYPNEFAVMQRIEALNI from the coding sequence GTGGCAGAACAACCATTTTCGATGCATGCGCGAAAATTTCCCAGCGGCGTGGTGCTTGAACTGAGCGGCGAGCTGACGAAATCAGCGGAGGCGAAGCTGATCGCGGGCCTGGAACAGGAAACTGACCTGGGTCTTGGGATCCGTTTTCTGGCGCTGGACCTGACGAAGGTAGAGTACATCAACAGCGGCGGCATGGCCGTCTTGATCCGTCTTGCCCGCATGGGGAGCAAGGCCGGGGTCCATACGTTTTCCTGGGGCGTGACGCCTCACTACGAGAAGCTGTTCCGCATGGTGGGACTGACGGAATATATGATGATTTATCCGAATGAATTCGCGGTTATGCAACGCATTGAGGCACTTAATATTTAA